From Sphingobium sp. B2D3C:
CGCCTTGCCCTAACCTTGGGCGCCCTGGCCCTCTCTGCCAGTGGCGCGCTGGGACAGACCAATCCCTATCAGGAGGATGCCCGTGCACTTCCGGGCATCATCGCGGAAGCCTATGCCTATCCCGAGCGCCTTGCAGGCGGCGAATATCGCCTGCCCTCCCGGCTCCAGGCGGAAGCCGAGGCGGTGCGCGATGAGGATGGCCTCATCCGCCTTGCAGAACGCGCCCTCATGATTCTCGCCGACCATCATGCAATCACGGGGGCCTCCTTCTCCAACAGCTGGGCGGTTTTCCCAAGCTATGGCGACCTGTGGATCGAGCGGCGCGGCGCTGGCTATCGTATCGAGCAGGTCCGGGCCGGCAGCCCGGCGGAACAGGCCGGTGTGCAAGCCGGCGACGAGCTGATCGCCATTGCCGGAACGCCTGTACAGGCAGCGGTCGACGCGTTCTGGACCGACCTCGGCGTCGCGTCGGGCGAAGGCGATGCCGGCTATGCCGCGCGCGTGCTCGCCGCGGGCCGTCGCGACCGTCCGCGACAGCTGACCGTGAAGGCCCGCGGCAGGTCACCGCGCACGGTCGAACTGCCCAATCTGTACGCCCTCAATCATCCGGATATGCCGCCGCTCTCGGTTGCCGAGGACGCCAGCGGCGCGGCGATCATCCGTTTCCACGATTCCCTCGGTCGCGATGACACGATCCCCGCCTTCGATACGGCCATGGCAGCGCTGACGCCGGGCAAGCCGATCATCCTCGACCTGACAGACACGGCCAGCGGCGGCAATACCACGGTGGCGCGGGCGGTCATGGGCTGGTTCGTCACCCAGCCCACCGCCTATCAAATTCACAACCTGCCCGTCGAAGAGCGCGAGACCGGCATTGCGCGGCAGTGGATCGAGCAGGTGCTACCACTGGCTGGGAAGCATCATGCCGGCCCGGTCCTCGTGCGGGTCTCGCGCTGGACGGGGAGCATGGGCGAAGGCCTGGCGATAGGCCTGCATGCCATAGGCGCGCGCGTGCAAGGCAGCAGGATGGCGGGGCTCCTAGGCGCGATCTACGATCATGCGTTGCCCAAATCCGGCGTGATCATCAAATTGCCGACCGAGCGCCTTTACGCTGTCGATGGGACGCCTAGGGAAGCTTTCCAGCCCGAGCCGGTCCCGATGGATACAGCGCGCTGAGGGTCAGCATTATGCGGGCGCGGCCAGGCCTCCGTCGGCGCTCCTGACAAAGAAAAAGGCCCCGAAAATCGGAGCCTTCCTCTCAAACGTTGGGTGGAACCGCTCAGTTCTTCTTGAGCGTGAGGCCACCGAAGCGCTTGTTGAACTGGGCAACACGGCCGCCCTGATCGAGCTGGCGCTGACCGCCGGTCCATGCCGGGTGCGACGTCGGATCGATTTCCAGCGTCATCGTGTCGCCTTCCTTGCCCCAGGTCGAGCGGGTCTGGAAGCTGGTCCCGTCCGTCATCTGCACGGTGATGAGATGATATTCGGGATGCGTGTCTTTTTTCATGTGTCGGCTCCTGAAATGACCGGTTTCCGACCGGTCCGGGGCGTTAGGGAAGCGCGGCCCTTAGCGGGAAAGGGCCGGCTTGGCAAGGCGCTGCGGGCTTTGCGTCCCGCTCAGTCCTTCGGCGGATCGGCGATCATCGCGACGCAGTTTGTTTCTGCGCACAATTTGCCGTCGATGCTGGCCTTGCCGGAGAATTTGCAGACCGAACCGCGCAGCTGCGTGAACTCGACATGGAGGTCCAGCAGATGCCCCGGCTCGACAGGCGCACGGAACTTCGCGCCCTCAATGGTCATGAAATAAACAAGCTTGCCCGTGCCGGCGAGCCCGAGGGACTCGACGGCGAGGATACCGGCAGCCTGGGCAATCGCCTCGACGATGAGCACGCCCGGCATGATCGGACGCCCGGGGAAATGCCCCTGGAAGAACTGCTCGTTCATCGACACCGCCTTGACCGCGTGGATCGAGGTCTTGGGAACCATCGAAACCACACGGTCGACCAGCAGCAACGGGTAACGATGCGGCAAGGCTGCCAGCACGCCACGGATATCGAGTCCGCCGCTCTGTTCAGCCCCTGCGCTTTCCGCTTCGCTCATCGGTGATTAGCGCCCTTCGCCAGCCGTCGGCGTGCGCGCAGCCGGCGCTGCAGCGGCAGGCTGCTGCTGCTGACCACCGGGCTGCCAACCCTGCGGCGGCGTGATGCTGACGGACGGGACCAGTGCATTAATCTCCTGCACGAGCAGACGGGTGACGTCCGCCGTGGGCTGGAAGGCTTCTGCGGCTTCCGCCTTCACCAGCAAGTCGATCTTGTTCTTGGTCATCACGTTGCGCATGGCCTCGGGCAGCTTGGCGCCGATCTGCTCGAGCACATAGGCACGGGCGAGCTGGAGCGGCTGCTCGAGACGCTGCAGTTCGGCCTGCGCTTCCTGCGCGCGACGCTGTAGCTCGTTATACTGGTTCTGCAGGGTGGTCTGCGTGGCAGCGGGCGGGTTCTGGCCAGCGGCCTGAGCCGCGGTCTGCAGCGCCGTCTGCTTCTGCTGGATCTCGGTCTGCAGCGCGGTGCGACGTGTGTTGATCTGGTCGATATTCGACTTGTAGGTCACCTGCATCTGCTGGCTGGCCGTGGTAGCCGCGCTGGACTGGCCGATCGCCTCGTCGATGTTGACGACGGCAATCGCCTGCTTGACCTGTGCGGAAACCGGCGCGGAAACGCTGAGGGCCGCGACCGATGCCGTTGCGAGCGCAACAGCGGAAAAGATGGAGTTACGCATCAGAATTGTGTCCCTATGTTGAAGGTTACAAGCTTGGTATCATCGCCGTCGACCTTCACCAGGGCCTTGGCGATATCGATCCGGAACGGACCGAAGGGCGAATTCCAGTTCACGCCGAAACCGACCGAAACGCGCGGTTTGGGGCTGTCGCCGAGGAAGACTTCCTTGAAGCCACCAATCGACGTTACGTAAGGCGTCGTACCGGAAGGACAGCTAGCGCCATCGGGAATGGACGAAAGCGAACTGGCGGTCGTGTCGGTCGCAGGCGTGATGCACTGCCTCAAGCCGCTGGCATCCCGGATGGGGAAATCGATGTTTTGGGGCAGGTCGATCAAGTTCGGACGACGGACGCCGAAGACGGCACCGGCATCGATGAACACTGACGGACGCAGGCCCATGTCGCGCGCGCCGGCACCGAGAGGAATCTCGATCTCAAAGTGCGTGAGATAGTAAGCGCGGCCGCCCAGAGCGTCATCGGACCACTGGTCACGATTTTCACTCAGTCCGATGACGTTATTATTCTCGTCGTACAGATAAGGCTTGCGCACGATGCGCGGCCCGACGCCGCGAATATCGAAACCGCGCAACTGCGGCTCACCCAGGAAGAAGCGATCGACGAGGCGGACGGGGTCGGAATTCGGCCCCGCGCCATCTTCGAACGAATGGATGTAGCCAGCCTCGCCCTTCACCGAGAAGATGAAGCCGCCGCCGAGCGGCCAATATTTATCGGCAGAGAGACGGTTGCGCAGGTAACGGACGTTACCGCCCAGACCGGCAAAGTCCTGACTGAACGTAATGCTGTGCCCGCGCGTCGGACGGATGCGGTTGTCCCGCATGTCATAAATTAGCGAATAGCCGATCGACGACGTGGTGCGCTTGCCGATGGCATCGCACAGATACTGGCTTGCGCGCAGAGGGTCGCACTGGAAGTTGCCGGCTTGCTCACGGTCGGAATAATAGTTGGCCTTGTCCAGCGTCACGTCCTCGAACGAGAGGCCATAGCGCAACGCCAGCGAGAGATATTCGGTAATCGGCAAACCGGCACGCAGCTGGAAGCCGGTGCGGACCTGGCTGTACAGCGTGTTGCGGTCATTACCGGACAGGTAGTTGAACGAGTTCGTATCCTGCCGGAAGATATCGCCGCCCAGCGCGATGTTCTTGTCCAGGAAGTAGGGCTCGGTGAAGCCGACGTTCACGGACTTTGAGTAGCTCGAATAATTGACCGAAGTGCGCAGTTCCTGGCCCATGCCGCGGAAGTTGCGCTGCGTGACCGACGCCGAGAGGATGAAGCGCTCAAGGCTCGAGAAGCCGGCGGAGAGCTGAAGCTCGCCGGTCGCCTTTTCCTCGACATTGGTTTCCAGCACGATGCGATCGGGCGCGGACCCGGGCTTCTGGTCGATCTCCAGACGTTCCTGGAAGAAGCCCAGCGAGTTGATCCGGTCCTGCGAACGGCGGACCTGGAAAGTGTTGAACGCATCGCCCTCGTGCAGACGGAACTCGCGGCGGATCACCTTGTCCTGCGTCAGCGTGTTGCCGTTGATATCGATCCGCTCGACATAAACGCGCGGCGCGTTGGCGATGCGGAAGGTGATGCCCATGGTGAGGTCTTCGCGGCTGCGATTGAACTCGGGCTGCACGTCGGCGAAAGCATAGCCGAACAGACCGGCGGTCTGGTTGAGCTGCTCGACCGTGTCTTCCACGGCCTTGGCGTTGTACCAGTCGCCCTTCTTCATCCGCAGCGAGCGGGACAGGCCCTCGGAACTGAGGTCGCGAATATCGCTTTGCACGGTCACGTCGCCGAATTTGTAGCGGTCGCCTTCCTCCACCACATAAGTAATGATGAAGTCCTGCTTGTTCGACGTCAGCTCCGCCACCGCGGACACGACGCGGAAATCGGCATAGCCCTGCGTCAGGTAAAACTGACGGACTTTCTGCTGGTCATAGGCCAGCCGGTCGGGATCGTAGGTGGTGCCGGACGAGAAGACGCGGAACCAGCGCGACTGCTTGGTCGCCATCTCGCTGCGCAGCTGCCCATCGGAGAATTTGTCGTTGCCGATGATGTTGATCTGGCGGACCTTGGATTTCGGCCCTTCCGTGATCTCGTAGACGATGTCGACGCGGTTCTGATCGAGCTGCACCAGCTTGGGATCGACAACCGCTGCAAACCGACCCTGGCGACGATACAGCTCGATGATCCGGGCGACGTCCGCGCGCACCTTGGAGCGCGTGTAGATCTGCCGCGGCGCCATGCGGATTTCGGGGAGGATCTTGTCGTCCTTGAGGCGCTTGTTACCCTCCAGCACGATGCGATTGATGACCGGGTTCTCGGTCACCTGAATGGTGAGCGCGCCCTGATTGTCGCGGATCTGCACGTCCGAGAACAGCTCACTAGCGTAAAGCTCGCGCAGCGCCTCATCAAGCGTCTCGCGGGTGTATTTGTTGCCGATCCGCAATTTGGTGTACGAGAGGACCGTGTCCGCCTCGAGGCGCTGGGCACCTTCCACCGTGATGGCGGAGATGGTGCGCTCTTCGGCGGTCACCGGCTGAACCGCAGGCGCGGAAGGCAGCGCGGGGGCCGGCTGCGCCGCAGCGCTCCCGGTGGCCTGTGCCATCGCCGGCACGGAGCCAAAGCCCGCCAGGATGGTGCCACACAGGAGCAACGGCGCGAGGCGGCCCTGTGTCGATGAAATGCGTGCTGCTTCGCTCAAACTCAGATTCCTCGACATGTCCTGAATGCACTTCATCTTGGGAAGCCGCATCCGCGCTGCCTCCCCTGCCCCAACCCGATCAGCCAATCAAGCCGCTCAGCCCTCGCCAGACGCCAAACGACGCCAGATCGTTCAAAGTCACGAAGATCATCAGCCCCAGCAAAAGCGCGAGGCCCGACCGAAACGCCATTTCCTGAAAGCGTGGACTGACTGGCCTGCGCTGAATAGCTTCTATTCCGTAGAAGAACAAATGACCCCCGTCGAGCATGGGAATTGGCAAGAGATTGATGAACCCCAAGTTAATGGAGACCAGCGCCACGAAGGCAATCAGCGCCTCCGGACCCAATGCCGCCTGCTCGCCGGAAATCTGCGCGATCTTGAGCGGTCCGCCCAGTTCATCGACAGAGCGTCGCCCGGTGACGATGTCGGCGAGGCCGCTTGCCATCATGCCGATCAGCTCGCCCGTGCGGCGCACGCCGACCCAGGGTGCCTCAAGCAACCCGACAGTGCGCGAAACCGATTCAAGGCTGCGCACGCCCAGCGCGCCATAACGGAACTCATTGCCGAATCGATCGACCTGCACGACCTCGCCGATCTTCACCGGGATCTGGCGCGCTGCCCCGCCACGCTGGACAGTGAGGGTCACCTCCTCGCCGGGCAGCTTGGTCACTATGATCTGGCGCAGCTCGCCAAACAGCTCCACCGGCTTGCCATCCACGCCGCGAATCTTGTCCCCGGGCAGGATGCCGGCGCGGTCCGCCGCGGAATTGGCTTCCACCGCCGTCACGTCCGCCGGGGTGACATTCTCGCCATAGGCATAAGCGAAGCCGCCCAGAATGATCGCGGCGAACAGCAGGTTGATAAGCGGCCCGGCCAGCACGATGAGCGCCCGCTTGCCGACCGACTTGGACTGGAACGTGCGGTTGCGCTCATCCGGCGGCAGTTGCAGCCAGCTCGGGTCGGACTGGCTGGCCGCGTTCATGTCTCCGGCGAACTTGACGTAGCCGCCGAGCGGCAGCGCAGCGACGCGCCAGCGCGTGCCGCGCTTGTCATGCCAGGCGAAGACTTCCTTGCCGAAGCCGATGGAAAAGGTCTCGGCATGAACGCCGAACCAGCGGCCGACGAGATAATGTCCCAGCTCATGAACGAACACGAGCGGGCCGATGACCAGCAGGAACGCGAGGATCGTGAAGAAGAAACCGGGGTTATCGGTCAATTGATGAGCTCCGCCGTCAGCCGCTCGGCCATTGCACGCGCCGACCTGTCGATGGCCTGAACATCCTCGAGCGTAGCGATGCGGCCGGCGTCGCTGCGGGCTAGCACGTCTTCGACGATCCGGCCAATATCAAGAAAGCCGATCCGCCCATCGAGGAACGCGCCAACGGCGATCTCGTTGGCGGCATTGAGAATAGCCGGTGCGCCGCCGCCGGCCTGGATCGCCTCGCGCGCAAGGCGCAGCGCGGGGAAGCGCTCCTCATCGGGCGCCTCGAAATCCAGCCGGCCGAGCGTGGCCAGATCGAGCGGCTCGCAGGGCGTCTCCATGCGCTGCGGCCAGGCCAGCGCGCTGGCGATGGGGATGCGCATATCCGGGCAACCCAGCTGCGCAATGGTCGACCGATCGCGATACTCGACCATCGAGTGGATAACCGATTGCGGGTGAACGAGGATCGAAAAGCGCTCAAGGCCGATGGGGAAGAGGTGATAAGCCTCGATTAGCTCCAGCCCCTTGTTCATCATCGTCGCGCTGTCGATGCTGATCTTGCGGCCCATCGACCAGTTGGGATGCTTGACCGCCTGCGTCGGCGTCACCGTGCGCATGGCCTCGCGGCTGAGCGTGCGGAACGGGCCGCCGCTGGCGGTGAGCGTGATCTTGCGCACGGCGTCGAGGCCGCCGCTTGCGAGGCACTGGAAGATTGCGTTGTGCTCACTGTCGACCGGCAGCAGCGCGGCGCCACTGCGGGCGACCGCCGCCATCATGACGTCACCGGCCGAAACCAAGGCCTCCTTGTTGGCCAGCGCCACGGTCTTGCCCCCGGCGACCGCAGCAAGCGTGGGAGCCAGTCCCGCGCAGCCGACAATGGCGGCCATGGTCCAGTCCGCGCCCATTTGGGCCGCCTCGATCAGTGCCTCGCCGCCGGCGGCGGCCTCGATGCCGCTACCGGCCAGCGCAGCCTTGAGCGCGCCATAACGGCTCTCATTGGCGATGACCGCGCGGCGGGCGCGGTGCGTGATGGCGATCGCGGCGAGCTTGTCGACATCGTCCCCGGCGGTCACGGCCAGAACCTCGAACGCCTCCGGCTCGCGCGCAATGAGATCGAGCGTGGAGGTGCCAACCGACCCGGTCGCGCCGAAGACGGAAACGGTGCGCGGCACGATCATCCCAGCATTCCTCCTGCGCTGGCCAGAGCAGCCAGAATGGCGGCCAGCAGCAGGCCGTCCACCCGGTCGAACATGCCGCCATGGCCGGGGATGAGATTGCCGCTATCCTTCACGCCCGCCCGCCGCTTCATCCAGCTTTCGAAGAAGTCGCCCACCTGGGCCACCACAGCGATGGCTGCGCCGAGTAGCGCGCTGACCAGCACGAAGCCGGGCTGCAGGCTCACACTGGCGACAACCGCCACCAGCAGCCCCGAGGCGGTCATGCCGCCGCCAAGACCCGCCCAGGTCTTGGACGGACTGATCGCCGGTGCGATCTTCGGCCCGCCAATCGTCCGCCCGGCGAAATAGGCGCCCACATCCGTCGCGATGACGATGCCGATCAGCAGCCAGCGCGTCGCCGCGCCCAGAGACAGCAGCGCTAGCGCCGCACCGCCGATATAGATCAGCCCGAAGAGCAGCCAGAGCATCCGGGCGAGCGTGCCATCGGGAAAGCGCCGGACGAGGCCGCGCCATTCCCAGAAAACGAGGGCGCTCACCAGCGCCACCAGCAGGATCAGCACCGCGCCATCGGCCCATAGCGCGAGCCCGGCGCCGACCAGCAGCACGATCGCCGAGCCGGTGCGAACCGCCAGATCGGAGCGAGGCGCGCGTTCCGCCATCATCGGCCTCCGTACCGGCGTTCGCGGCAGGCGTAGCTTTCCACCGCCGCTGCCAGCGCCGCCTCGTCGAAGTCCGGCCAGAGCGTCTCGGTGAAATACAGCTCGGCATAGGCCGCCTGCCAGAGCAGGAAGTTGGAAAGGCGCACTTCGCCCGAGGTGCGGATCAACAGATCGAGCGGCGGCAGGTCAGCAGTATCGAGTTGGGCCGCGATGACCGCGGGCGTGATCGCCTCTGGCGCCAGCGTGCCGGCCTGCACCTGTTGGGCAAGCGTGCGCATGGCGCGGGCCAGTTCGTCCTGCGACCCGTAATTGAGCGCGACCACCAGCGTGGACGCGGTGTTGGCGGCGGTGCGCGCCACGGCGGCATCGACCATCGCTGCCGCTTCCGGCTCGAAGGCATGGTGATTGCCGATGATCTTCAGCCGGATGCCAGCCTCGTGCAGATCGTCCACTTCCGAGCGGAGAAACTGCTTCATCAGGCCGGTCAGGTCGGCAATCTCATCCTCGGGCCGCTTCCAGTTCTCAGACGAAAAGGCATAGAGCGTCACGCATTCGATACCGAGCTTGGACGCAGCGCGCAGGGTGCGGCGCACGGCCTCGGCGCCGGCGCGATGACCGGCGACGCGTGGCAGCCGGCGCGCCTTCGCCCAACGACCATTACCATCCATGATGATCGCGACATGGCGCGGCACCGCCCCTTCCCCGCCGGTCTGGGCGGGGGTCGGCGCGGCCTTGCGCGTCATCCTGGACCTCAAAAGGCTCATAAATGGCCCTGGCCTCTCCCTCGGCAGTCGAAGGACGGATTATTTGCCAAGGATTTCCTTTTCCTTCGCCTGCGCTGCCGCATCGATATCCGCTATGGTCGAATCGGTGAGCTTCTGCACGTCGGCTTCGGCGCGCTTGCGCTCGTCCTCGCTGATCTCGCCCTTCTTCTCGTCGGTCTTCAGATTGTCCATGCCGTCGCGGCGGACGTTGCGGGCGGCGACGCGCGCCTTCTCGGCATATTGGCCCGCCAGCTTGGCGAGTTCCTTGCGGCGCTCTTCGGTCAGGTCGGGAATCGGCAGACGGACGTTCTGCCCATCGACAATCGGATTGAGGCCGAGGCCCGCCGAGCGGATCGCCTTGTCGACCGGGCCGACATTGGACTTGTCCCACACCTGCACGGAGAGCAGGCGCGGCTCCGGCGCAGAAACGGTCGCGACCTGGTTAAGCGGCATCTTGGCGCCGTACACCTCTACGGTGATGGGATCGAGCAGGCCCACATTGGCCCGGCCCGTGCGCAGTCCGTTCAGATCGTGCTGGAGCGCGTCGACGGCGCCTGCCATGCGGCGCTCCAGATCAGCCTTGTCATATTTCGCCATCTTGCCTCTCCGATGAACCTAGCGACCGCTGTCGACCAGGGTGGAGACACCCTCGCCGCGCAGCACGCGGGCAAGGTTGCCCTGCTCGCGAATGTTGAACACGATGATGGGAATGGCGTTATCGCGGCACAGCGCCACGGCGCTGGCATCCATCACCTTGAGATTTTGTGTGAGCACTTGATCGTAACTCACGCGATCGAAACGCTTTGCGGAATCGACGAGCTTGGGATCGGCATCATAAACGCCATCGACCGACGTGCCCTTGTAGAGCGCATCGCAGCTCATTTCAGCCGCCCGTAGCGCCGCGCCGCTGTCCGTCGTGAAATAGGGATTGCCCGTGCCGGCGGCGAAGATCACCACCCGGCCCTTCTCCAGATGCCGCTGGGCGCGACGACGGATATAGGGTTCGCAAACGCTGGCCATGGGAATGGCGGACTGCACCCGCGTCGCGACGCCCAGATGCTCCAGCGCATCCTGCATGGCGAGGGCGTTCATGACGGTCGCCAGCATGCCCATATAATCGGCATTGGCGCGGTCCATGCCCTGCGCTGCGCCGGCCATGCCGCGGAAGATGTTGCCGCCGCCGATCACCAGACAGATCTCGAAGCCGAACTCCTTGGCTTCCTTCACTTCCCCAGCCACGCGCGCGACAGTACCCGGATCGATACCGAAGCTCTGAGCCCCCATCGCGGCCTCGCCCGAGAGCTTGATGAGAATGCGCTTGGGGGCGGTCGTGGTCATGAATGCCTAACAAATTCCAGAGACGGGAGCGGCGCGGACCTTAGTAAGCCCGCGCCGCCATGCCAAGCACCGAGCGCGCCCGGTGCGTAATAAATGAAGGAAAGGATCAGGCGCCGACGGCGGCCGCGACTTCCGCCGCGAAATCCTTCTCTTCCTTCTCGATGCCTTCGCCGAGCTGGAAGCGCACATAGTCCTTGAGGACGATGGTCGTGCCGGCATCCTTCGCGGCCTTGGCCACGACGTCCGCGATCGGCGTCTTGTTGTCCATCACGAAGATCTGCGAGAGCAGCGCCTGCTCCTTGGCGAACTTCGCCACGGCGCCGTCGACCATCTTGGCGACGATGTCGGCGGGCTTGCCCGACTCGGCAGCCTTCTCAGCCGCGATCTTGCGCTCGCGGTCGAGGATCTCGGACGGAATGTCCTCAGCCTTGAGCGCGACCGGGAAGGCCGCCGCGATGTGCATGGCGATCTGCTTGCCGAGCGGGGCGAGCACGTCGGCACCGGCCGGGCTTTCCAGCGCGACGAGCACGCCGATCTTGCCGAGCGAGGGCGCCACAGCGTTGTGCATGTAATCGATGACCAGACCCTGATCGACCGAAACAGCCTTCACGCGACGGAGCTGCTGGTTCTCGCCAATGGTGGCGACATTGGTCACCAGCGCATCGTTGATCGTGCCACCGGCCGGGTGCGGCGCGGCCAGCAGAGCCTCGGCATCGCCGATGGCGTTCTTGAGCGCCACGTCGCCGGCCGTGCGGACGAAGCCCTGGAACTGATCGTTCTTGGCGACGAAGTCCGTCTCGCTGTTCACTTCGACGGCAACGCCGCTCGTGCCATCGACAGCCACGACCACGAGGCCCTCGGCTGCGGTGCGGCTCGACTTCTTCTGCGCGGCGGCAAGGCCCTTGGCGCGCAGCCAGTCGACTGCGGCTTCCACGTCACCATTGGTTTCAGCAAGCGCCTTCTTGCAGTCCATCATGCCAGCGCCCGAGCGCTCGCGCAGTTCCTTGACGGCGGCTGCGGTAATCTCTGCCATGTCTCTTGTTCCTCAAATCTCGAATTCAATATTGCCAGATGTCAGGCGGGCGCCAGGATCGTTCCCGATCCGGCGCCCTGCCCGCACATTGTTGCGTGC
This genomic window contains:
- the tsf gene encoding translation elongation factor Ts, with amino-acid sequence MAEITAAAVKELRERSGAGMMDCKKALAETNGDVEAAVDWLRAKGLAAAQKKSSRTAAEGLVVVAVDGTSGVAVEVNSETDFVAKNDQFQGFVRTAGDVALKNAIGDAEALLAAPHPAGGTINDALVTNVATIGENQQLRRVKAVSVDQGLVIDYMHNAVAPSLGKIGVLVALESPAGADVLAPLGKQIAMHIAAAFPVALKAEDIPSEILDRERKIAAEKAAESGKPADIVAKMVDGAVAKFAKEQALLSQIFVMDNKTPIADVVAKAAKDAGTTIVLKDYVRFQLGEGIEKEEKDFAAEVAAAVGA